Proteins encoded within one genomic window of uncultured Desulfobacter sp.:
- a CDS encoding M48 family metallopeptidase gives MDYKPLRPQSNDNISQDSPVKEALVLLSGVIAFFLIAYFILGFLVDWAVTRISPEMEAAIFSRFQIPLNLGTPEDQPGQASLQHLTDELRQCCDVDYPVKIIVIPSDTANALALAGGTIVVFSGIFDMIRSENGIAFVLAHELGHFKHRDHLRGMGRGIVLTALSALLTGSGSSITQLTAPGVHLTQARYSRQREAMADAQALETLVCYYGHAGGATEFFQALGAAHDPGRLMAYFASHPECDARIRALKKTIQDRHFAIRAVTHLPKGLESNQDSP, from the coding sequence ATGGATTATAAGCCGCTACGGCCCCAAAGCAACGACAACATTTCCCAGGACAGCCCGGTCAAAGAGGCGTTGGTGCTGTTGTCCGGCGTGATTGCCTTTTTTCTTATTGCCTATTTCATACTTGGATTTCTGGTGGACTGGGCCGTCACCCGCATTTCGCCTGAAATGGAAGCTGCGATCTTTTCCCGCTTCCAGATTCCTTTAAACCTCGGCACCCCGGAAGATCAACCCGGTCAGGCCTCGCTTCAGCATCTCACGGATGAATTACGACAATGCTGCGATGTTGATTATCCTGTGAAAATTATCGTTATTCCCTCGGACACCGCCAATGCCCTGGCGCTTGCCGGAGGAACCATTGTGGTGTTTTCAGGCATTTTTGACATGATCCGTTCGGAAAACGGGATTGCCTTTGTTCTGGCCCATGAACTGGGACATTTCAAACATCGGGATCATCTTCGGGGCATGGGCCGCGGCATTGTACTTACAGCACTTTCAGCCCTTTTGACAGGGTCCGGTTCGAGCATCACCCAACTGACGGCACCGGGGGTCCATTTAACCCAGGCCCGGTATTCCAGGCAGCGGGAAGCCATGGCCGACGCCCAGGCCCTGGAAACCCTGGTCTGTTACTATGGCCATGCCGGCGGTGCCACCGAGTTTTTCCAAGCCTTGGGGGCGGCCCATGATCCGGGAAGACTCATGGCGTATTTTGCCTCTCATCCCGAGTGTGACGCCCGTATTAGAGCACTTAAAAAAACAATTCAAGACCGACATTTTGCAATCCGGGCCGTAACGCACTTGCCGAAGGGACTTGAATCAAATCAAGACAGCCCCTGA
- a CDS encoding flagellar assembly protein A, translating into MDCFNSPADGLARLAQESAFPYFLIIEGGVEIEDGQKTILARAKEISPETQRLLVGAPFALPSFVNAINSAGIHACLPLPFTDEDLLVQVRLRHDEFEAGRKVKALQKTIQRQNKQLFQIAGNLRKKETLYADQIQQKEKEIRVLESRLKSLFGDSELEHGPKLKTLLEKENISFNALGFRQAFDDLKKRVRDIFLTIVSKSEQSDALMFSEKDFFDALAQHPDQLDETIDTTEYESLAGLLTPVLLKLMVWRVNRGPEGISAEKQQDVLKYFSIDFSDNRTQAYIRLNKDAPEGMTVYTIEQLLHKNGIIFGLIEESSIEEWLYGNARKGEKLLIAEGKQPVSPTQGEVHYYFPSNFRRAGRINPDGSIDYRDRGEVPHVEEGIMLASKIFPKPGEPGIDVKGMEIPVPEPVDQAFSAGPGTRYNEEKTEIFSTAEGEPHLDVMGVVSVNKEFRIKGDVGFETGNIDFNGNVIVPGTVKEGFKVKCVSLTAREICGAQVDVSGDLNVSMGIVDTDLINVKGNIQAKYIHNSTINSFGDLTVQKEIVDSIIYLSGACDNERGAILNSTLSAKGGIKAGTVGNESAAPSVLTVGVDEHLIRLEDKIKSRLTMNRDAIHELSSEISQMKEVDKWLHGTITENAHVQDRSQIEIRELENKRATLDGTKDAAELKRISDGIQKLEKKAKYAGEKINEWFERQDQIHHDISAKELEIEALENLNRQLVEKLENLEQISNKSEPVPVLTISKHIQSKTKIKAPHSFKIVDRSCARCDIRERSKDEGGIIYYIMETT; encoded by the coding sequence GTGGATTGTTTTAACTCTCCCGCTGATGGCCTGGCACGTTTGGCCCAGGAGTCAGCATTCCCATATTTTCTGATTATTGAGGGAGGTGTTGAAATAGAAGATGGACAAAAGACGATCCTTGCAAGGGCCAAAGAGATATCACCGGAGACCCAGCGACTCTTGGTGGGAGCGCCTTTCGCACTGCCCTCTTTTGTTAATGCGATAAATTCTGCCGGGATTCATGCGTGTCTGCCGTTACCCTTTACGGATGAAGATCTGCTTGTTCAGGTCAGACTGCGGCACGATGAATTCGAAGCCGGCAGAAAAGTAAAAGCTCTACAGAAGACTATTCAACGCCAGAATAAGCAGCTGTTTCAGATCGCCGGCAATCTGAGAAAGAAAGAGACGCTGTATGCGGATCAGATTCAACAAAAAGAAAAGGAAATCAGAGTTCTGGAATCCAGGCTTAAAAGCCTTTTCGGGGACAGTGAATTAGAACACGGGCCAAAGCTTAAAACCCTTTTGGAAAAAGAAAATATTAGTTTTAATGCATTGGGCTTCCGGCAGGCATTTGATGATTTAAAAAAACGTGTCAGAGACATTTTTTTAACCATTGTTTCAAAAAGCGAACAGTCAGATGCGTTGATGTTTTCAGAAAAAGATTTTTTTGATGCCCTGGCACAACATCCTGATCAATTGGATGAAACCATTGATACCACTGAATACGAATCCCTTGCCGGTTTGCTGACTCCGGTGCTTTTGAAATTAATGGTTTGGCGGGTCAATCGTGGCCCAGAAGGTATTTCGGCGGAGAAACAGCAAGATGTCCTAAAATATTTCAGCATCGATTTTTCAGATAACAGGACCCAGGCTTATATACGGCTTAACAAAGATGCTCCGGAAGGGATGACGGTTTACACGATAGAGCAGCTTCTTCATAAAAACGGGATTATTTTTGGACTCATCGAAGAATCGTCCATCGAAGAATGGCTTTATGGAAATGCCAGAAAGGGAGAAAAGCTGCTTATTGCTGAGGGAAAACAGCCTGTTTCGCCAACCCAGGGAGAAGTTCATTATTATTTCCCAAGCAATTTCAGGCGTGCAGGCAGGATAAACCCTGATGGCAGCATAGATTACAGAGACAGGGGCGAAGTGCCCCATGTGGAAGAGGGCATTATGCTGGCCTCAAAGATATTCCCTAAGCCCGGGGAACCCGGTATAGATGTTAAAGGCATGGAAATACCGGTGCCGGAGCCTGTGGATCAGGCTTTTTCTGCAGGGCCGGGTACCCGGTATAACGAAGAAAAGACTGAAATTTTTTCAACCGCAGAGGGAGAACCCCACTTGGATGTGATGGGGGTTGTCTCTGTTAACAAAGAATTTAGGATAAAAGGTGATGTCGGATTTGAAACCGGCAATATTGATTTCAATGGCAATGTCATTGTTCCGGGTACGGTCAAAGAAGGTTTTAAGGTTAAGTGCGTTTCACTCACAGCCAGGGAAATTTGCGGCGCACAGGTCGATGTGTCAGGAGATTTGAACGTATCAATGGGCATTGTGGATACAGATCTTATCAATGTTAAGGGCAACATCCAGGCCAAATACATTCACAACTCTACAATAAATTCCTTTGGGGATTTGACGGTGCAAAAAGAGATTGTTGATTCTATCATCTATTTGAGTGGGGCCTGTGATAATGAAAGGGGGGCTATTCTCAATTCGACCCTGTCGGCAAAGGGCGGGATTAAAGCCGGAACTGTAGGTAATGAATCTGCCGCGCCATCGGTTCTGACTGTTGGGGTGGATGAGCATTTAATCCGATTGGAGGATAAAATAAAATCCAGACTTACAATGAACAGGGATGCGATTCATGAGCTTTCATCGGAGATCAGTCAGATGAAAGAGGTGGACAAGTGGCTTCACGGCACCATAACCGAGAATGCCCACGTCCAGGACCGTTCACAAATAGAGATTCGTGAACTTGAGAACAAAAGGGCCACTTTGGACGGAACAAAAGATGCCGCTGAATTAAAACGTATTTCTGATGGGATTCAAAAATTGGAAAAAAAAGCGAAATATGCAGGGGAAAAAATTAACGAATGGTTTGAACGTCAGGACCAGATACATCATGATATTTCAGCAAAAGAGCTTGAAATTGAGGCGTTGGAAAATTTAAACAGACAACTTGTTGAAAAATTGGAAAATCTGGAACAGATTTCAAATAAGTCCGAGCCTGTACCTGTGCTGACTATATCAAAGCACATTCAATCCAAAACCAAAATCAAGGCCCCCCATTCGTTTAAAATCGTGGACAGGTCCTGCGCTCGATGCGACATAAGGGAAAGGAGTAAGGATGAAGGAGGCATTATTTATTATATAATGGAGACCACTTAA
- a CDS encoding response regulator — translation MKKDFNHSILIVDDEEKIGKALERLIKKTGARSFYASSATQALDFIQKSEDPLSMILSDQRMPGMEGTVFLEKARSITPDTVRFLITGYADIDSISDAVNRGAVHRFITKPWDNDDLLEMIKSGLQYYELVIENQNLFALAKKQNIRLYNLSQELKQKASVHKRVIVRKEKQIVQLKRRLAKGIDEADFFEQIEKLLDEKQMIEKDRIVLCYRAVIKDFFLKFKDLAARNGFFMPTETEQNHKV, via the coding sequence ATGAAAAAAGATTTTAATCATTCAATTCTGATCGTTGATGATGAGGAAAAAATCGGAAAAGCCCTTGAACGTCTGATCAAAAAGACCGGTGCTCGTTCTTTTTACGCATCTTCAGCTACCCAGGCATTGGATTTCATCCAAAAATCAGAGGATCCGCTCTCCATGATACTTTCGGACCAGAGGATGCCGGGGATGGAAGGCACCGTATTTTTGGAAAAGGCCAGGTCCATTACCCCGGATACCGTTCGATTCCTGATCACCGGCTATGCAGATATCGATTCGATTTCAGATGCGGTAAATCGCGGCGCGGTTCATCGGTTTATTACAAAGCCCTGGGACAATGATGATTTATTGGAGATGATTAAATCTGGATTGCAATATTACGAATTGGTTATTGAGAACCAGAATTTATTTGCGCTGGCTAAAAAACAAAACATTCGTTTGTATAATTTAAGTCAGGAGCTCAAACAAAAGGCGTCAGTGCATAAACGGGTGATTGTACGAAAAGAAAAACAGATTGTTCAGCTGAAAAGACGATTGGCAAAAGGCATTGATGAGGCAGATTTTTTTGAGCAGATAGAAAAATTGCTTGATGAAAAACAGATGATTGAAAAGGACAGAATTGTCTTATGCTACCGGGCTGTAATCAAAGATTTTTTCCTGAAATTTAAAGATCTTGCTGCGCGTAACGGTTTCTTTATGCCAACAGAAACCGAACAGAACCACAAAGTGTAA